A single genomic interval of Amycolatopsis albispora harbors:
- a CDS encoding winged helix DNA-binding domain-containing protein: MTGVLTTRALNRATLARQLLLERAGVPVLDAVSHLCGLQAQEPQEPFFGLWSRLRAFDPAVLSELLTGRQVVRTHLMRRTVHLVTAQDVLAWRSRHDAMLRQRVVGVYRAELEGVDFEELRAAGLAVLADGEPRSMGDLARAVADRWPDAGTRALGELLVAGLIPMVQLPPRGVWRQKAGVRNQPVASWLGKEVEPLADDQTDPVGQELVRRYLAAYGPAATADVRAWSGLAGLPAAVSAMRDELVVFRDERGRELLDLPGAPRPDPDTPAPVRFLPAFDNAILGYHDRTRIIDDEHRNLSVAGIRVVLVDGRVSATWTVADGTVQVEPLRPFTKAERGGVEEEREALQAFLTS; the protein is encoded by the coding sequence ATGACCGGCGTGCTGACCACCAGGGCGCTCAACCGCGCCACCCTGGCGCGGCAGCTGCTGCTCGAGCGCGCCGGCGTGCCGGTGCTCGACGCGGTGTCGCACCTGTGCGGGTTGCAGGCGCAGGAACCGCAGGAGCCGTTTTTCGGGCTGTGGTCGCGGTTGCGCGCGTTCGACCCGGCGGTGCTTTCGGAGTTGCTGACCGGGCGGCAGGTGGTGCGCACGCACCTGATGCGCCGCACCGTGCACCTGGTCACCGCGCAGGACGTGCTGGCGTGGCGGTCACGGCACGATGCGATGCTGCGCCAGCGCGTGGTCGGGGTCTACCGGGCCGAGCTCGAGGGCGTGGACTTCGAAGAGCTGCGGGCGGCGGGCCTGGCGGTGCTGGCCGACGGCGAGCCGCGGTCGATGGGCGACCTGGCGCGCGCGGTGGCGGATCGCTGGCCGGACGCGGGCACGCGGGCGCTGGGTGAGCTGCTGGTCGCCGGGCTCATCCCGATGGTGCAGCTGCCGCCGCGCGGGGTGTGGCGGCAGAAGGCCGGGGTGCGCAACCAGCCGGTCGCTTCGTGGCTGGGCAAGGAGGTCGAGCCACTGGCCGACGACCAAACCGATCCGGTCGGGCAGGAGCTGGTGCGGCGGTACCTCGCCGCCTACGGCCCGGCCGCCACGGCCGATGTCCGTGCCTGGTCGGGCCTTGCCGGGCTCCCGGCCGCGGTGTCGGCGATGCGCGACGAGCTGGTGGTCTTCCGCGACGAACGCGGCCGGGAGCTGCTGGACCTGCCCGGTGCGCCACGCCCGGATCCGGACACCCCGGCGCCGGTGCGGTTCCTGCCCGCGTTCGACAACGCGATCCTCGGTTACCACGACCGGACGCGGATCATCGATGACGAGCACCGGAACCTCTCGGTCGCCGGTATCCGCGTGGTGCTCGTGGACGGCCGGGTCTCGGCGACCTGGACCGTGGCCGACGGCACGGTCCAGGTCGAGCCGCTGCGCCCGTTCACCAAGGCCGAGCGCGGCGGTGTCGAGGAGGAACGCGAGGCGCTGCAGGCGTTCCTCACCAGCTGA